GAAAAGCATTGGAAGCGATCAAAGCGGATGTGCAAAAACGGCGGGGTGTGGGCATGTATTTATATGATATGCTCAAGCAGGAGGAGGAGGCGCGCGGTACAATCATGTTCCGCATGCATACCGTTATGCGGGATATGGAAACACCGGGCCGCTCCGTTGCCGTCCCATATTTAGCAGTGCAGAAACAAGGCATTATTATTGACGGACTTGCCCTGTTTAATGATTCGAAAATGTCAGGGAAACTGCCGGCTCGGCTGATCCCCATTTTTTTAATCTTACACGGAATCAATTATCAGGATCACTTAACTTTGGAATTGGACAAAAAGACACGCGTGACGCTGTCTTTTATAAAAGTTATACGGAATAGGGAGGCACAATACAATCCGAAAACCAAAAAGGTAACGGTAGTGATTAAAGGGAAAACAACGGCACATGCGCTAGACTATGTAGGAGAGGAAATTCATACAAAAGAGCAACTGCGGAAATTGGAGAAGCAAATCAGCGCTCGTTTGGAGAGGGACGGGGAGCGTGTGATTAAGATCATGCAGCAGGCGGGCTCGGACGCGCTTGGCCTGGGCAGCTATTTGCGGGCTAAAAATATATATCCCGAATTTACTACCGATTGGTGGCGCAAGGAGTTTCCGAAAATTGAGGTAAAGATCAAGATGGAAGTAGAATTAAATCGCTTAGGAATGCTGCGATAGCATAAAAAGAAACGGAGAGAAGAAGGAGGCCCTTTTTCTCTCCGTTTCTTTATGAAGCAAGATGAGCGAACAGGCGCGCTAACTGCTGCGGTACAGGACTGCTTGTGCGGGTGCTGCTGTTCATTGTAACACTGGTTACGAGCGCGTCTGCCACCAACTCATCACGCTGGTTATGGATCTCCTGTTTTAAGGTATAGCTTGTTCTTCCAAGCCTCTCCGGTTTGGTTGTGATCGTTAGTCGGTCATTTTGCAGGCATTCTCTGCGATAATTAATGTTAATGTTAACTGTTACGGTTTGAATGTCGAGTGCAAGGAACGCATCGTAGGGCAGGTTGGCCTGCTCATACCACTCTTCTCTTCCCCATTCCAGGTATTCTAAGTATTTAGCGTTATTCACATGCCCATTTACATCAATTTCTGTTGAGCGGACGACAATGTCCAGCGATGCCTCCATCCTATTCCCTCCTATGTATCCGTTTTCCCTTTTATCATACCGTCTTCCAAAAGATATGCCAACTCGGGTTTTGCTTGCCTGGTAGGTGGTAAATGAATTTTACAACATCATAGAATCAGAGGTGAACGCAAACGAATGAAAGCAGTAGGCAAACTCGGGCTGCTCTCTCTCCTTCTGCTTCTCCTCTTGAGCGGTTTTTTCACGATAAATAAAAATGAAAATCCGCGTGCCGTGCTTGCGGGCATTGTGCACGACATTCAAGAAAGCGAGTGGGTCTCTTCCGTATTGGCAGAGGACAAACTTGATGTCTTAAGTGAAAATTCAGCGAGAGGGGATGCGCATCGTCAAGCACAGCAAACATTAGAGCGCTGGGCTAAGGTGGTAGGCAGTCAGAACACGCAGCAGATGCATCAGCTTATGCACAATACAAATGAGAAGGATATGGCACAATGGCTGGCGATGGCGCCGATAGAAGAAGTGAAAGTTCAATTGACAGGAGCAGGACATTTGATGCCGGGTGCGTCCGGTTCGTCATTAAGCGGCCTGCAGGCGGAAGTGAAATACCGGTATGCAGGCGGCAAGCAGAATGAATGGTATAGGATGAAGCGTTCTTTTGATATGAAGCAGACGAAGACGGGCGCATGGATCATTACTCAGTACACACAAGTGGATCAGCCAGCATTTTTTGAGCTTAACGAGACAAAAATGAAACAAACCGATCATTTTTTTTTCTTGTATCATGAGCAAAGCGAAGATGAAATGCCCTCAATTATGAAGCAGACTGAACAAGCATATCAGGAAATGGGCCAGCGTCTTGCTATTCAGGGAACCCCCCCTTATCCTGTTCTGGTGTACCCCGAAGAGGGATTATGGCAAGGAGGGCATACGGTAGCCACCGCATCGGGCCAATATTATCTTAATGCCGCCGGCTATAAAGTAACAAACCAGTTCATTTCCTTAAATCTTGAGGCACTGCAGCGCTCGCCTCAGGATGAATCGGTCTATACGACACTAAAGCACGAAATTGTGCATCTCTATCAATTTCCGCAGCTTCCCCCTTATGTTCCGGTTTGGTTGATGGAAGGGATGGCGATGTATTACAGTGAGGATGACATGTCCTATGTATTCCGCGGAGAAGAAGGGGAGAGGCGGCTTGGCGAGATTAATCTTGCGAAGCTCACGTCTAGTGAGAGGCTAGGCGATAGCGGTTATGGAGTGAGCGGCCGCAAACAGCAGCAAGAATATGCGTTTTCTTATGATACCGTCCGCTACCTTGCTGAAGTGTATGGGGAAGAAAAGCTTTTAGCGCTTGTAAAATCATATAGTGATACTCCGTGGTTTAAAATTAAAGATGACATTCCGGCAGATGATGAACAGACGCGGTATAAGTGGGAACGAATTACAAGCCGCTTAACAAATGAGTACTTGCAGAAGCACTACGGACTGACAGAGAAGGAACTAGAGGAACGTGTAAAAGTATGGATCAACGAGAAGAACACAAATTGATCATATATTTATCAAAAAAAGTTCTTAAGTAAGACATGATATGGTTACATTTCTTAGGTAAAGTATAAGCATCAGGAGGTGAACGAAACCTACAACGGACGGTATGCTGCTTAGTTCTATTGAACAATTGAAATGACATCAAAAGACCAATAAACGAGCAAAACGCCTGTACGATACCACAGCAAAACTTTACCGTCTTTACCATAAAGAAACCAAACCAATTACTTAACATTAACATTAACATTAAAAAAATAATATAAGCTTCACGCTTCTTCTTCCTAGAATAACCGGTACATTTGTACCGGTTATTTTACTTTGTACAGTTAAATTTCCTCCCAAATTCCCGGACGCGGGCGGCAAACGAGTCACGAATCGTATACATAGACGTTCCTGGCTTGCAAAATATGCGCAAAAAATATGGTATACTAACGAGATGAACATGAAGATAAGTTTGCAAAGCCGTATTCCGTATCAAGTGCGCGTGCGGAATGGAGGAGGAAGATATTATGAACGGAACGAAAGTGCTTGTTGCTGATGACGATACTAATGTGTTAGAAATTATTCGTTTATATTTTGCTCAGCAGCAGATTGATTTGGTTGAAGCGCATGATGGGGAAGAAGCGGTACGGCTTGCTGAGGCAGAGAATCCGGATGCGATTATTCTTGATGTAATGATGCCCAAAATGGATGGCTATGAGGCTTGCCGTGAAATTCGCAAGACGATGGATACACCGATTATTATGCTGTCAGCCAAAGGGGAAGAATTCGACCGCGTGCTCGGACTTGAGCTTGGGGCAGACGACTATGTTACCAAGCCATTCAGTCCGCGTGAATTAGTCGCGCGAATTAAAGCGATTTTTCGCAGGATGCAGCCGCGAACGGGAGAAGAGAGGGAGTCTGCGCAGAACAATATGCTGCAGTTTCAAGACCTTCAGATTGATTTGCAGGGCCGCCAGGTAACCGTAGTGGGCGAGCGAGTACAGTTTCGTCCAAAGGAATTTGATCTGCTCGTTTTCTTGGCGCGTTCGCAGGGCAGCGTATTTACGCGAGAACAATTATTGGAGCAAATTTGGGGCTATGACTTTTTTGGCGATATTCGTACGGTGGATGTCCATGTCAAAAAAATTCGCCAGCATTTGACGAATCTTCCGTATGAATGCATTCATACAGTATGGGGCGTAGGCTACAAATTTGAGGTAGAAGCATCGTGCTCCGCTTAGTTAAAGAATGGTTCGGGATTAATAAAAGTATTTTTCGCAAGCTTCTGCTTAGTTATATGGTTACCGTACTACTCGGGCTTGGCGCACTTGGCCTCTCCATGTCGGTGTTGGCCAAGAACTACATATATGATGGAACAAAGGAAGAGCTGCTGCGCAAAGCGAAAAAGGTTAATTTAGCGATTCAAAACTTTTATCCCGTACAGGCCGACCAGACGACGGCGATGCTTGCGTTTCTTGACCAGACCTTTGATACGCGAATATGGGTATTCGATCAACAGGGCCGCATCATTTCCACGTCCACACAGGATGAAGTCTTCATCGGAAAGTCTGTCGCTAACTCGATCGTTAAAGAGGTTATGCTGGGGAAGGACGTCGTACAGGATCTGAAGTTTGAGGGACTTAGCAAGCCGATGATGTCTGTTGTTGTTCCGTGGGGGCAAAAAGACGAGGTGTTTGGTGGGATCGTTCTTCACGCTCCTGTAGAAGGAATTGAGGATACGGTCGGGAATATGCGGGAGATGATTGTCTGGGCGACATTGCTCGGTATTCTCCTGTCCACTGCGATGGTTTCGTATTTGTCTTGGACGATATCCCGCCCGCTGAAGCGCATTGATGAGGTCGCATTAGAGATTGAACGAGGGAATTATAAGCAGCGTGTTCTCGTAGAGTCTGTAGATGAAATCGGGGATTTGGCCCGCACGATTAATCGAATGGCGAGTACGCTTGATTATATTGAGGAAGAGCGAGTGGATTTTGAGAAGACACGCCAGGACTTTATCGCGAACGTCTCGCATGAGCTGCGCACACCGCTGACAGCGATGCAGGGCTTTCTTGAAGCCCTACAAGACGGCCTTGTTGTCGATGAAGTATCCAGACAAAAATATTATGATGTCATGTATAAAGAAACCATGCATATGAGCCGTCTTGTCAATGACCTCCTAGAATTGGTACGTTTGGAGAAGCATGAGGTTAATTTGGTTAAGCGGCCGATTGATATGGATTCATTCCTGCGCCGTATCGTCTTTATGTTTAAGGAGGAAGCTGCAAAGCGCGACCTAGAGCTTAGCCTAGACATAACAGCACCGCTTCCAGCTATTATTGCTGATCCGCATCGGATCGAACAAATTTTCATTAACCTTGTTGGCAATGCTCTAAAATTTACCGAGCGTGGGAGCATTACGCTGAGAGCGCGTGAGAGGGAAGGTGGCATCGAAGCAGCCGTTGTTGACACGGGTGTCGGGATTTCAGAGCATGATCTTGAACATATTTGGGATCGGTTCTTTAAAGTGGATCGTGTTCGTTCTCGCAAGGAAACAGGCACAGGATTAGGTCTTGCCATTGTTAAGGAATTGGTTACCCTTCACCAAGGTACGATTACTGTAAAGAGTAAAATAGGCGAGGGTACAGCCTTTATTATATGGCTTCCAGGTGAGAAGGAGCATGAATAAGCAAGAGAAGTGGCAAGGAGTCGCTAGGGATGGATAGATATCCATCCCTATTTTTTGCATGCGATTTACTTGTATACAAGATACTTGAGGTATGGTATATTCTGAATAGAAAGAATAAAAGGGGGGCGTGGTGATGTTTGAGGATTGTATGGTATTTTTGCTTAGCAAAGCACAGCAGCGTGTCTATCAGATGGGCAAGGCGGAATTGCAGCCATACGGAATCACGCCGGTGCAATACGCACTATTGCGTTTGCTCTGGGAGAAGGATGGGCAGTCGGGTGCGGAGCTAGGTGAAGGCTTGCGGCTTGACTCGGCCACGATGACCGGACTTCTTGATCGGTTGGCGCATCATGAACTAATAAAGCGACATCCTGATCCAAAAGACCGAAGAGTGAACCGAATTTACCTGACAGAACAGGGATGGGCTTTGGAGCGGCCGCTTACAGAAATTATGGACAGTCTA
This window of the Aneurinibacillus sp. REN35 genome carries:
- a CDS encoding acyl-CoA thioesterase; its protein translation is MEASLDIVVRSTEIDVNGHVNNAKYLEYLEWGREEWYEQANLPYDAFLALDIQTVTVNININYRRECLQNDRLTITTKPERLGRTSYTLKQEIHNQRDELVADALVTSVTMNSSTRTSSPVPQQLARLFAHLAS
- a CDS encoding Ger(x)C family spore germination protein; this encodes MKVLNAFGMAVLLSALLLGGCSGGDRKVLDDLGVLLTAGYDRAGQNQLRLTCTLPMVSTGGKMSSQMLSVVARSGKDARKKLSYLSGRRTEAGQLKVILFSEEIARSSIKSIIHPLYRDPEIGSMMFVGVVKGKALEAIKADVQKRRGVGMYLYDMLKQEEEARGTIMFRMHTVMRDMETPGRSVAVPYLAVQKQGIIIDGLALFNDSKMSGKLPARLIPIFLILHGINYQDHLTLELDKKTRVTLSFIKVIRNREAQYNPKTKKVTVVIKGKTTAHALDYVGEEIHTKEQLRKLEKQISARLERDGERVIKIMQQAGSDALGLGSYLRAKNIYPEFTTDWWRKEFPKIEVKIKMEVELNRLGMLR
- a CDS encoding response regulator transcription factor — translated: MNGTKVLVADDDTNVLEIIRLYFAQQQIDLVEAHDGEEAVRLAEAENPDAIILDVMMPKMDGYEACREIRKTMDTPIIMLSAKGEEFDRVLGLELGADDYVTKPFSPRELVARIKAIFRRMQPRTGEERESAQNNMLQFQDLQIDLQGRQVTVVGERVQFRPKEFDLLVFLARSQGSVFTREQLLEQIWGYDFFGDIRTVDVHVKKIRQHLTNLPYECIHTVWGVGYKFEVEASCSA
- a CDS encoding gluzincin family metallopeptidase, which codes for MKAVGKLGLLSLLLLLLLSGFFTINKNENPRAVLAGIVHDIQESEWVSSVLAEDKLDVLSENSARGDAHRQAQQTLERWAKVVGSQNTQQMHQLMHNTNEKDMAQWLAMAPIEEVKVQLTGAGHLMPGASGSSLSGLQAEVKYRYAGGKQNEWYRMKRSFDMKQTKTGAWIITQYTQVDQPAFFELNETKMKQTDHFFFLYHEQSEDEMPSIMKQTEQAYQEMGQRLAIQGTPPYPVLVYPEEGLWQGGHTVATASGQYYLNAAGYKVTNQFISLNLEALQRSPQDESVYTTLKHEIVHLYQFPQLPPYVPVWLMEGMAMYYSEDDMSYVFRGEEGERRLGEINLAKLTSSERLGDSGYGVSGRKQQQEYAFSYDTVRYLAEVYGEEKLLALVKSYSDTPWFKIKDDIPADDEQTRYKWERITSRLTNEYLQKHYGLTEKELEERVKVWINEKNTN
- a CDS encoding MarR family winged helix-turn-helix transcriptional regulator, encoding MFEDCMVFLLSKAQQRVYQMGKAELQPYGITPVQYALLRLLWEKDGQSGAELGEGLRLDSATMTGLLDRLAHHELIKRHPDPKDRRVNRIYLTEQGWALERPLTEIMDSLNATIVDDFTDEEIRLFKHMLNRLGSREKN
- a CDS encoding sensor histidine kinase translates to MLRLVKEWFGINKSIFRKLLLSYMVTVLLGLGALGLSMSVLAKNYIYDGTKEELLRKAKKVNLAIQNFYPVQADQTTAMLAFLDQTFDTRIWVFDQQGRIISTSTQDEVFIGKSVANSIVKEVMLGKDVVQDLKFEGLSKPMMSVVVPWGQKDEVFGGIVLHAPVEGIEDTVGNMREMIVWATLLGILLSTAMVSYLSWTISRPLKRIDEVALEIERGNYKQRVLVESVDEIGDLARTINRMASTLDYIEEERVDFEKTRQDFIANVSHELRTPLTAMQGFLEALQDGLVVDEVSRQKYYDVMYKETMHMSRLVNDLLELVRLEKHEVNLVKRPIDMDSFLRRIVFMFKEEAAKRDLELSLDITAPLPAIIADPHRIEQIFINLVGNALKFTERGSITLRAREREGGIEAAVVDTGVGISEHDLEHIWDRFFKVDRVRSRKETGTGLGLAIVKELVTLHQGTITVKSKIGEGTAFIIWLPGEKEHE